From the Acidobacteriota bacterium genome, one window contains:
- a CDS encoding CoA transferase subunit A encodes MSKASDKQAEKVTTLADAVARFVPDGASVAMGLCLESMIPFAAGHEIIRQGKRDLTLVGPISDILFDQMIGAGVARKVVAAWVGNVMMGSAYNFRRAMEENIPHQVETINHSNFTIALALHAGALGVPFLPTYTSIGSDILARNPDLAEFTAPFTDEKMVAVRALTPDVAIIQAQRADVYGNAHIWGNLGSGPDAVRAAKHVIVVAEEIVGPKVIASDPNRTVVPGFLVSAVCAVPHGAHPSPIQGYYNRDDNYYAEYHKGTKTRADFEAWLARWVTGVKDPAAFLEQLGAERVASLAVQKPAYAAKTDFGH; translated from the coding sequence ATGTCCAAAGCATCCGACAAGCAAGCTGAAAAAGTAACCACACTCGCCGACGCCGTCGCGCGCTTCGTCCCGGATGGCGCGAGCGTGGCGATGGGGCTGTGCCTCGAAAGCATGATCCCCTTCGCCGCCGGGCACGAGATCATCCGGCAGGGCAAGCGCGACCTGACACTGGTCGGCCCCATCTCGGACATTCTGTTCGACCAGATGATCGGCGCGGGCGTGGCCCGCAAAGTGGTTGCCGCGTGGGTGGGCAACGTGATGATGGGCTCGGCCTACAACTTCCGCCGCGCCATGGAAGAAAACATTCCGCATCAGGTCGAGACTATCAACCACTCGAACTTCACCATCGCGCTGGCGCTGCACGCCGGAGCGCTGGGCGTGCCCTTCCTGCCGACCTACACCTCTATCGGCTCGGACATTCTCGCGCGCAATCCCGATCTCGCCGAATTTACCGCGCCTTTCACTGACGAAAAGATGGTCGCCGTGCGCGCGCTGACTCCCGACGTGGCGATCATCCAGGCGCAGCGCGCTGACGTCTACGGCAATGCCCACATTTGGGGCAACCTCGGCTCCGGCCCCGACGCCGTGCGCGCGGCCAAGCACGTCATCGTAGTCGCCGAGGAGATCGTCGGGCCCAAGGTGATCGCCAGCGACCCCAACCGCACCGTGGTCCCCGGCTTCCTCGTTTCGGCCGTCTGCGCAGTGCCGCACGGCGCGCACCCCTCGCCCATCCAGGGCTATTACAACCGCGACGACAACTACTACGCCGAATACCACAAGGGCACCAAGACCCGCGCCGACTTCGAAGCCTGGCTGGCGCGATGGGTAACCGGCGTGAAGGACCCGGCAGCATTCCTGGAGCAGCTCGGCGCGGAGCGCGTCGCAAGCCTCGCGGTGCAGAAGCCCGCCTACGCCGCCAAGACCGACTTCGGCCACTAA